One segment of Panicum virgatum strain AP13 chromosome 3K, P.virgatum_v5, whole genome shotgun sequence DNA contains the following:
- the LOC120698923 gene encoding general transcription and DNA repair factor IIH subunit TFB5-like, protein MDSCACRLGLGYLWAKVFIIFLTCQLPQQVTLVCHLPSSYLSAVHSTEKMVNAIKGQLISCDVPMAQFIVNLNASMPASERFIVHCLIPHIFVHPHVAEMIRSKIAEFRDQNSYEKPQ, encoded by the exons ATGGACTCATGTGCCTGTAGGTTGGGTTTAGGTTATCTGTGGGCAAAGGTTTTCATCATATTTCTTACTTGCCAGTTGCCACAACAAGTGACATTAGTGTGTCACCTGCCAAGCAGCTATCTTTCTGCCGTACATAGCACAGAAAAGATGGTTAATGCAATCAAGGGGCAGCTCATCTCCTG TGATGTACCAATGGCGCAGTTCATTGTTAATCTGAACGCTTCGATGCCTGCATCAGAGAGGTTCATCGTGCACTGTTTGATCCCACACATTTTTGTTCATCCTCATGTGGCAGAGATGATCAGAAGCAAGATAGCAGAGTTCAGGGACCAGAACAGTTACGAGAAACCTCAATGA
- the LOC120698922 gene encoding 40S ribosomal protein S4-like: protein MARGLKKHLKRLNAPKHWMLDKLGGAFAPKPSSGPHKARECLPLILILRNRLKYALTYREVISILMQRQVMVDGKVRTDKTYPSGFMDVVSIPKTGENFRLLYDTKGRFRLHSIRDDEAKFKLCKVRSVQFGQKGIPFLNTYDGRTIRYPDPLIKANDTIKIDLETNKIVDFIKFDVGNVVMVTGGRNTGRVGVIKSREKHKGSFETIHVEDSLGHQFATRMGNVFTIGKDKKPWVSLPKGKGIKLSIIEEARKRNAEAAAEA, encoded by the exons ATG GCGAGGGGTTTGAAGAAACATCTGAAGAGGCTCAATGCTCCAAAGCATTGGATGCTTGACAAGCTTGGTGGAGCATTT GCACCCAAGCCTTCATCAGGTCCCCACAAAGCCAGGGAGTGCTTGCCTTTGATCCTTATCCTCAGGAACAGGTTGAAGTATGCTCTGACCTATCGTGAAGTTATTTCAATCTTGATGCAGCGCCAAGTTATGGTTGATGGCAAGGTCAGGACTGACAAGACATATCCATCTGGATTCATGG ATGTTGTGTCAATTCCAAAGACTGGAGAGAATTTCCGCCTTCTCTACGACACCAAGGGACGCTTCCGTCTCCACAGTATCAGGGATGATGAGGCTAAG TTCAAGCTTTGCAAGGTGAGGTCTGTGCAGTTTGGGcagaagggcatcccttttcTGAACACCTATGATGGGCGCACTATCCGCTACCCAGACCCTCTCATCAAGGCCAATGACACCATCAAGATTGACCTGGAGACCAACAAGATTGTAGACTTCATCAAGTTTGATGTTGGGAATGTTGTGATGGTGACTGGCGGAAGGAACACTGGGCGTGTTGGGGTGATAAAGAGCAGGGAAAAGCACAAGGGCAGCTTTGAGACCATCCATGTTGAGGATTCACTCGGCCACCAGTTTGCCACCCGCATGGGCAATGTGTTCACCATTGGCAAGGACAAGAAGCCGTGGGTATCTCTTCCCAAGGGCAAGGGCATCAAGCTCAGTATCATTGAGGAGGCGCGGAAGCGCAATGCTGAGGCTGCTGCTGAGGCTTGA